The following are encoded in a window of Sporosarcina luteola genomic DNA:
- the ahpF gene encoding alkyl hydroperoxide reductase subunit F, with amino-acid sequence MILDADIKQQLAQYLELMEGDVLLKVSVGEDKVSREMAELVDELATMSSRIKVEHAELERTPSFSVNRIGEDTGVTFAGIPLGHEFTSLVLALLQVSGRAPKVDEKVIEQVKKIKDELHFESYISLSCQNCPEVVQALNLMSVLNPNITHTMIDGAAFKEEVESKNILAVPTVYLNGEPFTNGRKTIEEILAELGSGPDASEFADKDPYDVLVVGGGPAGASAAIYAARKGIRTGIVAERFGGQILDTAAIENFISVNRTEGPKLAASLEEHVKDYNIDVMNLVRAKRLEKNDLIEIELENGAVLKSKSVILSTGARWRNIGVPGEAEFRNKGVAYCPHCDGPLFEGKDVAVVGGGNSGVEAAIDLAGIVNHVTVLEFNDELKADSVLQKRLHSLPNVTVVTNAQTKEITGTDKVNGITYVDRESGDEKHVELAGVFVQIGLVPNTDWLGDVVERNRFGEILVDKRGATNIPGVFAAGDCTDSPFKQIIISMGSGATASLGAFDYLVRN; translated from the coding sequence ATGATTTTAGATGCAGATATAAAACAACAATTAGCCCAATATCTTGAGTTGATGGAAGGCGATGTACTACTTAAAGTGAGCGTTGGGGAAGATAAAGTTTCTCGTGAAATGGCGGAACTTGTGGATGAACTGGCGACAATGTCATCTCGCATTAAAGTGGAGCACGCGGAGTTGGAAAGAACGCCGAGCTTCAGCGTCAATCGCATCGGTGAGGATACGGGCGTCACTTTCGCAGGCATTCCTCTTGGGCATGAATTCACTTCATTGGTCCTTGCTTTATTGCAAGTGAGCGGCAGGGCTCCAAAAGTGGATGAGAAAGTGATCGAGCAAGTGAAAAAAATCAAGGACGAGCTTCACTTTGAATCCTATATTAGCTTGAGCTGCCAAAACTGCCCTGAAGTTGTACAAGCACTTAACCTCATGAGCGTGTTGAACCCGAATATTACTCACACGATGATTGACGGCGCGGCGTTTAAAGAAGAAGTGGAAAGTAAAAACATTCTTGCTGTCCCGACAGTTTATTTGAATGGTGAACCGTTCACGAACGGCCGTAAGACGATCGAAGAGATCCTTGCTGAACTTGGAAGCGGTCCTGATGCATCTGAGTTTGCTGATAAAGATCCGTATGACGTGCTTGTTGTCGGCGGCGGTCCGGCGGGTGCGAGTGCGGCAATTTATGCGGCTCGGAAAGGGATTCGCACAGGAATTGTTGCTGAGCGTTTCGGTGGTCAGATACTAGATACGGCTGCGATTGAGAACTTTATTAGTGTGAATCGCACGGAAGGTCCTAAACTAGCTGCTAGCCTTGAGGAGCACGTGAAAGACTATAACATCGACGTGATGAACTTGGTGCGCGCGAAGCGTTTGGAGAAGAATGACCTTATTGAGATCGAATTGGAAAACGGCGCTGTACTGAAGAGTAAGTCCGTCATTCTTTCAACGGGTGCACGCTGGCGTAATATCGGTGTCCCTGGCGAGGCGGAATTCAGGAATAAAGGCGTTGCGTATTGCCCTCACTGTGATGGTCCTTTATTTGAAGGGAAAGACGTTGCGGTCGTCGGCGGCGGGAACTCCGGTGTCGAGGCGGCGATTGACCTTGCAGGGATCGTCAACCATGTGACTGTGCTTGAATTCAATGATGAGTTGAAAGCTGATTCCGTCTTGCAAAAGCGTCTGCATAGCCTGCCGAATGTCACTGTTGTTACAAATGCTCAAACGAAAGAGATTACCGGTACGGATAAAGTGAACGGAATCACTTACGTTGATCGTGAATCAGGCGATGAAAAGCATGTTGAACTAGCCGGCGTATTCGTCCAGATTGGTCTTGTCCCGAATACGGACTGGTTGGGTGACGTAGTTGAGCGCAATAGATTCGGCGAAATTCTCGTCGACAAGCGCGGCGCAACGAACATTCCTGGCGTATTTGCTGCGGGAGACTGCACGGATAGCCCGTTCAAGCAAATCATCATTTCCATGGGTTCAGGCGCGACTGCTTCATTAGGCGCGTTTGACTATCTCGTTCGGAATTAA
- a CDS encoding superoxide dismutase family protein, translating into MKKWIWITMVLTCAFVFAACADGKDDSAATVNKEDNNDSADLDLVEDDKLPSLTVNLMDGNGKPVGTAELTEEEDALRIMVEAENLPEGSHGFHFHEKGICEAPDFESAGGHFNPTGASHGLDHEDGPHAGDLPNLEVGPDGTVKEEFFVDNLTLLAGEENSLYHEGGTALIIHAEADDGKTQPSGDSGDRIACGVVE; encoded by the coding sequence ATGAAAAAGTGGATATGGATCACGATGGTTCTCACCTGCGCTTTTGTTTTCGCAGCATGCGCCGATGGGAAGGATGACTCGGCCGCTACGGTCAATAAGGAAGATAATAACGACTCGGCTGACTTGGATTTAGTCGAAGACGATAAATTGCCGTCCCTTACTGTCAATCTGATGGATGGCAACGGAAAACCGGTGGGAACGGCAGAATTGACCGAGGAAGAAGACGCATTACGGATCATGGTGGAAGCAGAGAATTTACCTGAAGGATCTCACGGTTTTCATTTCCATGAAAAAGGGATTTGTGAAGCGCCTGACTTTGAATCGGCAGGGGGGCATTTCAATCCGACGGGAGCAAGCCATGGACTCGACCATGAGGATGGACCGCATGCCGGCGACTTACCGAACCTCGAAGTCGGTCCTGATGGAACAGTGAAGGAGGAATTCTTCGTTGACAACCTCACACTATTGGCCGGTGAGGAAAACTCACTATACCATGAAGGCGGCACAGCCCTCATCATCCATGCAGAAGCAGACGATGGAAAAACCCAACCATCCGGCGATTCCGGTGACCGCATCGCATGTGGCGTAGTGGAATAA
- a CDS encoding GNAT family N-acetyltransferase, whose product MIFPELVTERLYLVEVNKEHAQGIFNNFSNPAVLQYYGMDPMTELKQAEKLVEHFRNSFLSSHSIRWAILRKEDNRFTGTIGLNNLSKGMKRAEIGFEIHPDYWRTGMTSEALKAVLDYSFTELGLHRMGAVTFLDNVASIGLLEKHGFVQEGILRSYLFQNGQSHDARVFSVLKNESTNLEDAL is encoded by the coding sequence ATGATATTTCCTGAACTAGTAACAGAACGGCTATATTTGGTAGAAGTCAATAAGGAGCATGCCCAAGGGATATTCAATAACTTCTCAAATCCTGCAGTCCTCCAATATTACGGAATGGATCCGATGACTGAATTGAAGCAGGCGGAAAAGCTGGTAGAGCATTTTAGGAATTCCTTTTTATCGAGTCACAGCATCCGGTGGGCCATTCTTCGAAAGGAGGATAACCGTTTCACGGGGACAATCGGCTTGAATAATCTTTCGAAAGGAATGAAACGGGCGGAAATCGGCTTTGAAATCCACCCGGATTATTGGCGAACCGGAATGACATCGGAGGCATTGAAGGCGGTATTGGACTATTCATTCACAGAGTTGGGTCTGCACCGAATGGGAGCTGTCACGTTCTTGGATAATGTTGCTTCCATTGGGCTGTTAGAAAAGCATGGTTTTGTACAAGAGGGAATCCTGCGCAGCTATCTCTTCCAAAACGGACAATCGCATGATGCACGGGTGTTCTCGGTGTTGAAAAACGAATCAACTAATCTGGAGGATGCCTTATGA
- a CDS encoding DinB family protein, with translation MKTLFAYNWQVREDWYRWCEEVEEAELLRTRTGGVGCILETLFHIIDVEWSWIRVLEGKPAPLESFEDFKTLAKIRELDMRFKPEVEEFVRNWEESMEHNLLQSKLPDGRIVTDAWGEVMRHIIAHEIHHIGQLSVWAREIGKKPVSASAIGRELIPHKTDVR, from the coding sequence ATGAAGACATTATTTGCGTATAACTGGCAAGTTAGAGAGGATTGGTATCGCTGGTGTGAAGAGGTGGAGGAGGCAGAGCTTCTCCGCACCCGAACTGGCGGAGTTGGCTGCATTCTAGAGACGCTGTTCCACATAATCGACGTAGAATGGAGTTGGATCCGGGTGTTGGAAGGAAAGCCCGCTCCCCTAGAGAGCTTTGAAGACTTTAAGACTCTAGCGAAGATCCGAGAGCTGGATATGCGATTCAAGCCGGAAGTGGAGGAGTTTGTGCGGAATTGGGAGGAGAGCATGGAGCATAATCTGCTTCAGAGTAAGTTGCCCGATGGCAGGATTGTGACAGATGCTTGGGGCGAGGTAATGCGGCATATCATTGCACATGAAATTCATCATATCGGGCAGCTGTCGGTGTGGGCGAGGGAGATCGGGAAGAAGCCGGTTTCCGCTAGCGCAATCGGTCGAGAGCTTATACCGCATAAAACAGACGTTAGATGA
- a CDS encoding phosphotransferase family protein, producing MILGNLIGEGNTAVIYLYDNKIVKVFKDHLPDTESAYEANKQRFAYACGLPVPKILDVTKIDGKQAIIMEYIEGKTIGELFFEDMERAEYYIGLSIDIQQKIHQMRAESLEPMSEKLLRQLEDSSLDAFQKEILMKKLNSMTYENRLCHGDFHLLNLIMSGGKVTIIDWVDASAGDIRADVCRTYLLYSERSIETAELYLRLYCEKSGLAKEDILQWAPILAGARLTENVPTESRERLLAIVNQYV from the coding sequence ATGATATTAGGGAATCTAATTGGAGAAGGGAATACCGCTGTAATTTATCTTTACGATAATAAAATCGTCAAAGTATTTAAAGATCACTTGCCGGATACCGAATCTGCTTACGAGGCGAATAAACAACGGTTTGCATATGCATGCGGACTTCCTGTTCCTAAAATTTTAGATGTCACGAAGATTGATGGGAAACAAGCGATCATCATGGAGTATATCGAAGGGAAGACAATCGGGGAGTTGTTTTTTGAGGACATGGAGCGAGCGGAGTATTACATTGGGCTTTCCATTGACATCCAGCAGAAAATTCACCAGATGCGCGCGGAATCACTTGAGCCGATGTCCGAAAAACTACTACGGCAACTCGAGGATTCTTCTTTGGATGCATTTCAAAAAGAAATATTGATGAAAAAGTTAAATTCAATGACATATGAAAACAGGCTTTGCCATGGAGATTTTCATTTATTAAATTTAATAATGTCAGGCGGTAAAGTGACAATTATCGATTGGGTGGATGCGAGTGCGGGGGATATTCGCGCTGATGTTTGTCGGACGTATCTATTGTATTCAGAACGATCGATTGAAACGGCCGAACTTTATTTACGATTGTATTGTGAAAAAAGCGGATTGGCGAAAGAAGATATTTTGCAATGGGCCCCGATCCTTGCGGGGGCAAGATTAACTGAAAATGTGCCTACGGAAAGCAGGGAGCGTTTATTGGCTATTGTTAATCAGTATGTGTAA
- a CDS encoding pyridoxamine 5'-phosphate oxidase family protein, whose translation MKQEEIQTLRELIKDIDTAMLTTLSEEGLVSRPMKTQEVEFDGDLWFFTKKETNKYEEISHDQDVNVAYAGKSYVSVRGRAEVVEDINKKKELWSKAYEKIMQTSYDDPNLVLIKVKAEAAEYWETGNLTKKIAFFYKRMTGQSSKSTDVNETIELKK comes from the coding sequence ATGAAACAAGAAGAAATACAAACATTAAGAGAGTTAATCAAAGACATTGATACAGCAATGCTCACTACGCTATCTGAAGAAGGGCTTGTTTCTCGCCCTATGAAAACACAAGAAGTTGAGTTTGATGGTGACTTATGGTTTTTCACGAAGAAGGAAACCAATAAATATGAAGAAATTTCACATGACCAAGATGTGAATGTGGCTTATGCAGGTAAGTCCTATGTTTCCGTACGTGGAAGAGCAGAAGTCGTTGAGGATATAAACAAGAAAAAGGAATTATGGAGCAAAGCTTACGAGAAAATAATGCAAACTTCTTATGATGATCCTAATCTTGTCTTGATAAAGGTGAAAGCGGAAGCTGCCGAATACTGGGAAACCGGCAATTTGACGAAGAAAATCGCCTTTTTCTATAAACGCATGACAGGGCAAAGTTCTAAATCAACAGATGTGAATGAAACGATTGAATTGAAGAAATGA
- a CDS encoding phospholipid phosphatase, with protein sequence MDQILYMLFTFAYISLLIWGLKGINAQEVSKWASVVYLVVIALIYDNGILAIGHWIGEGALLEKLNAVRFWTHAIVTPLLVLYSIGTLRESGVSWARKTWVTILSVLYTIAAIILEIIFVTADLRLQVEKEYGVVSYGSVDPPSGPPVMILFVTIAMLIAGGVLWKKTGWAVFFIGVVIMTIGSAVPLDVGSNAITNLFELILLTSLVWTKRKLIQGELHVK encoded by the coding sequence ATGGATCAGATACTTTATATGCTATTCACCTTCGCTTATATCTCGTTACTCATTTGGGGATTAAAAGGTATCAATGCACAAGAGGTTAGCAAGTGGGCGAGTGTTGTCTACCTTGTCGTCATAGCGCTTATCTATGACAACGGGATTTTAGCGATTGGTCACTGGATAGGAGAAGGAGCTCTCTTAGAAAAATTAAATGCAGTTAGGTTTTGGACGCATGCCATTGTTACACCATTACTTGTGCTCTACTCGATTGGAACCTTACGCGAAAGCGGCGTTTCATGGGCAAGAAAAACGTGGGTAACGATTCTTTCTGTCCTCTACACTATTGCCGCTATCATACTCGAAATCATATTTGTCACTGCAGATCTACGATTACAAGTTGAAAAAGAATATGGGGTTGTCAGCTATGGATCAGTAGACCCGCCAAGTGGTCCTCCCGTTATGATTCTTTTCGTCACTATAGCTATGCTCATTGCCGGTGGAGTGTTATGGAAGAAGACAGGATGGGCCGTGTTTTTCATAGGTGTAGTCATCATGACAATCGGCAGTGCCGTCCCGCTTGACGTTGGAAGCAATGCGATTACCAACTTATTTGAACTGATTTTGCTGACATCGTTAGTCTGGACAAAGCGGAAGCTTATACAGGGAGAGTTGCACGTGAAATGA
- a CDS encoding ATP-binding cassette domain-containing protein gives MSETILKATNVSKIYGKQKVLDKVSIEIKRGMIYGLIGENGAGKSTFMRTIMGLITIDEGNIELLGETSMKGLQQARRKMGQSIETPALYPELTARQNLRVQAANGGVSERNIEELLHLMNLSHTNDKKAKNFSLGMRQRLAIASTLITNPEFLILDEPTNGLDPSGIVEMREIIQRLVTERGMTVLLSSHLLDELSQIATHYGILHNGKIINELSKEELARETRQFIELETADAQKAVVILDQLGIKDYEVINGTEINIYEKLDDVAAINRALVVGDVDVSRIGTSRQKLEDYFLQVTGGIPHA, from the coding sequence ATGTCTGAAACTATTTTAAAAGCGACGAATGTATCTAAGATATATGGGAAACAAAAAGTGCTCGATAAAGTTTCGATTGAAATAAAACGAGGGATGATTTACGGGTTAATTGGGGAGAACGGTGCGGGGAAGTCGACATTCATGCGTACGATTATGGGATTGATTACAATCGACGAAGGGAATATCGAACTACTTGGTGAAACGAGCATGAAAGGCTTGCAGCAAGCCCGCCGTAAAATGGGCCAGTCTATTGAAACGCCTGCGCTTTATCCAGAATTGACAGCCCGTCAGAATTTAAGGGTCCAAGCGGCCAATGGCGGGGTCAGTGAACGGAACATTGAAGAATTGCTTCATTTAATGAACCTCAGTCACACGAATGATAAAAAAGCGAAGAATTTCTCGTTAGGAATGCGCCAACGGTTAGCGATTGCTTCCACGCTTATTACGAACCCTGAATTCCTAATCTTGGACGAGCCGACGAACGGTCTCGATCCTTCAGGCATTGTTGAAATGCGTGAAATCATTCAACGACTCGTAACGGAGCGCGGGATGACTGTCTTACTATCCAGTCACTTATTGGATGAGCTGTCGCAGATTGCGACCCATTACGGTATTTTGCATAACGGGAAAATCATTAATGAACTATCGAAGGAAGAGTTAGCGCGTGAAACCCGTCAATTCATCGAACTGGAAACGGCAGACGCGCAAAAGGCGGTCGTCATCCTCGATCAGCTCGGAATCAAAGACTACGAAGTGATCAATGGAACGGAAATCAATATTTATGAAAAGCTGGACGATGTAGCTGCCATCAACCGCGCATTGGTCGTAGGGGATGTGGACGTTTCACGCATCGGTACGTCACGACAAAAACTTGAAGATTATTTCTTACAAGTAACAGGAGGGATCCCTCATGCTTAA
- a CDS encoding ABC transporter permease, translated as MLNLLAAERIKLFRSKKLYIVLGILFFLPIMQAVSFHFEVLNGKEPVQIIETVINGATAILMIKKNGLTILLVLSAFISFLIGEEFHNGTIRNALSLGRSRTHYYLTKLAVAASVSIVSVIGLTLISMISYSIAFGFGGIAEITNYTSYSIKTFGTLTLLLLSSVSIYVMISFLTKNSSFSLIWSFLYTIATGFLPSLFQQTEHFKHMTNWFSQTFLFYWDFAQPATVAQYPEMILVSLITIVLSSAVGILLFTRTDVK; from the coding sequence ATGCTTAATCTGTTAGCAGCTGAAAGAATAAAGCTTTTTCGTAGTAAGAAATTATATATTGTCCTCGGTATTCTATTCTTCCTGCCGATTATGCAAGCCGTCAGTTTTCATTTCGAGGTGCTAAATGGGAAAGAGCCTGTCCAAATCATTGAGACAGTTATCAATGGAGCGACAGCAATTTTAATGATTAAAAAGAACGGCCTCACAATTTTGCTTGTATTAAGCGCTTTTATTAGTTTTTTAATTGGTGAAGAGTTCCATAATGGAACAATTCGCAATGCGTTGTCGTTAGGTCGGAGCCGCACGCATTATTATTTAACTAAACTTGCTGTCGCTGCATCCGTTTCCATCGTCAGTGTCATTGGGCTGACGCTAATTAGTATGATCAGCTATTCAATCGCTTTCGGCTTCGGTGGCATCGCGGAGATTACAAATTATACTAGTTATTCTATAAAAACATTCGGTACGCTCACCTTATTACTATTATCTAGTGTATCTATCTACGTGATGATTAGCTTTCTAACGAAAAATAGCAGTTTTTCATTGATCTGGAGTTTTCTTTATACGATTGCAACAGGATTTCTTCCGTCACTGTTCCAACAAACCGAACATTTTAAGCATATGACAAATTGGTTCTCGCAAACATTTCTATTTTACTGGGATTTTGCTCAACCAGCGACTGTGGCCCAATACCCTGAGATGATTTTAGTCAGCCTCATTACGATTGTGCTATCATCAGCAGTAGGAATTCTTTTGTTTACACGAACAGACGTAAAGTGA